The following coding sequences lie in one Corynebacterium humireducens NBRC 106098 = DSM 45392 genomic window:
- a CDS encoding ATP-grasp domain-containing protein, which translates to MTTVLLLGESEELTAAFRRLGVTVRTAPAGAAEVRGLVEKHGADIVVPLTEDIDVDALEALEASGVTVAPSARGCALTVTRDRLRRTANEELGLPTTAYRFADTREEFTAAVEELGLPCIVKPATFGSGHAVVRTEADLAGAWQGDRVMVERFVDFDHELTMLAVRSVDPATGRLATWFCEPLGHTHREGALVAAWQPMEVNPRALENARSMTARITNALGGRGLFTVEMFVAGEDVYFSAVTPRPHRIGAVTLCTQRFSQWDLHARAILGLPIDTTLISPGACAPLTGPPGTADLAAALAVPESDVRLYDGTAGVALATAETVDTARERVAQMASTIG; encoded by the coding sequence GTGACCACTGTCCTCCTGCTCGGGGAGTCCGAGGAGCTCACCGCCGCTTTCCGACGCCTCGGCGTCACCGTCCGCACCGCCCCCGCGGGGGCTGCGGAGGTGCGGGGGCTCGTCGAGAAGCACGGCGCCGACATCGTCGTGCCCCTCACGGAGGACATCGACGTCGACGCGCTGGAGGCCCTCGAGGCCTCCGGCGTGACCGTCGCCCCCTCGGCCCGCGGCTGCGCGCTCACCGTGACGCGCGACCGCCTGCGGAGGACCGCCAACGAGGAGCTCGGCCTGCCGACCACGGCCTACCGCTTCGCCGACACCCGCGAGGAGTTCACCGCGGCGGTCGAGGAGCTGGGGCTGCCGTGCATCGTGAAGCCGGCGACCTTCGGCTCCGGCCACGCCGTAGTGCGCACCGAGGCCGACCTCGCGGGCGCCTGGCAGGGCGACCGCGTCATGGTGGAACGCTTCGTCGACTTCGACCACGAGCTCACCATGCTCGCCGTCCGCTCGGTCGACCCCGCCACCGGCCGGCTGGCCACCTGGTTCTGTGAACCCCTCGGCCACACCCACCGGGAGGGGGCGCTCGTCGCCGCGTGGCAGCCGATGGAGGTCAACCCGCGGGCTCTCGAGAACGCCCGTTCCATGACCGCCCGCATCACCAACGCCCTCGGCGGGCGCGGCCTGTTCACGGTCGAGATGTTCGTCGCGGGGGAGGACGTCTACTTCTCCGCCGTCACCCCGCGCCCCCACAGGATCGGCGCCGTCACCCTGTGCACGCAGCGCTTCTCCCAGTGGGACCTGCACGCCCGCGCCATCCTGGGCCTGCCCATCGACACGACGCTCATCTCACCCGGCGCCTGCGCCCCCCTCACGGGCCCGCCCGGGACCGCGGACCTGGCGGCAGCGCTGGCCGTGCCGGAATCGGACGTCCGTCTCTACGACGGCACCGCGGGCGTGGCGCTCGCCACCGCGGAGACCGTTGACACGGCCCGCGAACGGGTCGCTCAGATGGCCAGCACCATCGGCTGA
- a CDS encoding serine/threonine protein kinase: MDDSPGTQAVHFDPFADDEDDVNDAGLDALIADLGNLRDQHEAPTTATAAGTVPGGLTTGPATAPTAAAVRDDTSARARQEALSTFRERRGTQRGGRTVADGMVDLPFILPAQPEEALQDPAEAAKKGIPAPHLNPGDMVAGQYEILGVIAHGGMGWIYLANDHFVSGRLVVLKGMQSEKSADELGAAVAEREFLADITHPGIVKIFNFIDDPRVPGGFIVMEYVGGPSLRSHRNSHENHVLPLDLAIAYIIEVLPALDYLHSRGVVYNDLKPDNIIVTEDQVKLIDLGAVSGIGAYGFIYGTKGFQAPEVSSEGPSVSSDIYTIGRTLASLTIHMPKDENGVYLPGLPSPSTEPLFRKHLSFYRLLTRATNPDPTRRFRDISELSTQLYGVLREVIAIRTGQQFPAQHSLFSPQRTTFGTKHLVFRTDQLIDGIDRTVRITSPEVVSALPAPLIDRTDVGAGMLSGSSYTEPQEALETLRQAMKTPEYEQSAEIPLGVVRAMLDLGFTGQARTWLSSLEGRLGHDWRFQWYSGVTALLLDDYVSAQRHFAEVLNILPGEAAPKLALAAVDELILQQLGHHHSALLPEKVARAASLLSASLDSVDPEVFGQINPTWVHVSQDPAHLRFNAMGLYGLVWATNPTTVSSAFGLARQLMAEDQIEMAVAALDRVPQASRHHRMAQLTTILQLISGTLTESRIRRAARRLEEIPTNEPRFLQIKIAVMSAGLNFLRDADVESAASPNDLFDYPFTQRGLRYGLSYTLRQQARQAPFSRHRYALVDLANQVRPVTWF, from the coding sequence ATGGACGACTCCCCCGGCACGCAGGCCGTCCACTTCGACCCCTTCGCCGACGACGAGGACGACGTCAACGACGCCGGCCTCGACGCCCTCATCGCCGACCTGGGCAACCTCCGCGACCAGCACGAGGCCCCGACGACGGCCACCGCAGCGGGCACCGTGCCGGGCGGTCTCACGACGGGACCGGCCACCGCCCCCACCGCGGCGGCGGTCCGGGACGACACCTCCGCCCGCGCCCGGCAGGAGGCGCTGTCGACCTTCCGCGAACGCCGCGGCACACAACGCGGCGGCCGCACCGTCGCCGACGGCATGGTCGACCTGCCGTTCATCCTGCCGGCCCAGCCGGAGGAGGCCCTGCAGGACCCCGCGGAGGCCGCGAAGAAGGGCATCCCCGCGCCGCACCTCAACCCCGGCGACATGGTGGCCGGGCAGTACGAGATCCTCGGCGTCATCGCCCACGGCGGCATGGGCTGGATCTACCTGGCCAACGACCATTTCGTGTCCGGGCGCCTCGTGGTGCTCAAGGGCATGCAGTCGGAGAAGTCGGCGGACGAGTTGGGCGCGGCCGTCGCCGAGCGGGAGTTCCTGGCGGACATCACGCACCCCGGGATCGTGAAGATCTTCAACTTCATCGACGACCCCCGCGTGCCCGGCGGCTTCATCGTGATGGAGTACGTGGGTGGGCCGTCGCTACGCAGCCACCGCAACAGCCACGAGAACCATGTCCTGCCCCTCGACCTGGCGATCGCGTACATCATCGAGGTGCTGCCCGCGCTCGACTACCTGCACTCCCGCGGCGTGGTCTACAACGACCTTAAGCCGGACAACATCATCGTCACGGAGGACCAGGTCAAGCTCATCGACCTCGGTGCCGTCTCCGGCATCGGCGCCTACGGCTTCATCTACGGCACCAAGGGCTTCCAGGCGCCCGAGGTCTCCTCCGAGGGTCCGAGCGTGTCCAGCGACATCTACACCATCGGCCGGACCCTCGCGTCGCTGACGATCCACATGCCCAAGGACGAGAACGGCGTCTACCTGCCGGGCCTGCCCAGCCCGTCGACGGAGCCGCTGTTCCGCAAGCACCTGAGCTTCTACCGCCTGCTCACGCGCGCCACCAACCCCGACCCGACCCGCCGTTTCCGCGACATCTCCGAGCTGTCGACACAGCTCTACGGCGTGCTGCGTGAGGTCATCGCGATCCGCACGGGGCAGCAGTTCCCCGCGCAGCACTCGCTGTTCTCCCCGCAGCGTACGACCTTCGGCACGAAGCACCTGGTCTTCCGCACCGACCAGCTCATCGACGGCATCGACCGCACCGTGCGCATCACCTCCCCCGAAGTCGTCTCCGCGTTGCCCGCCCCGCTGATCGACCGCACCGACGTCGGTGCCGGCATGCTCTCCGGTTCCTCCTACACCGAGCCGCAGGAGGCGCTGGAGACGCTGCGCCAGGCGATGAAGACGCCCGAGTACGAGCAGTCCGCCGAGATCCCCCTCGGCGTCGTCCGCGCGATGCTGGACCTGGGTTTCACCGGTCAGGCACGCACGTGGCTCTCCTCCCTCGAGGGGCGGCTGGGCCACGACTGGCGTTTCCAGTGGTACTCCGGCGTCACCGCCCTGCTTCTCGACGACTACGTGTCCGCCCAGAGGCACTTCGCGGAGGTCCTCAACATCCTCCCCGGCGAGGCCGCCCCCAAACTCGCCCTCGCCGCCGTCGACGAGCTCATCCTCCAGCAGCTCGGCCACCACCACAGCGCCCTCCTGCCCGAGAAGGTCGCCCGCGCCGCCTCCCTGCTCAGCGCCAGCCTCGACTCCGTCGACCCCGAGGTCTTCGGCCAGATCAACCCCACCTGGGTCCACGTCTCCCAGGACCCGGCACACCTGCGCTTCAACGCCATGGGCCTCTACGGCCTGGTGTGGGCCACCAACCCCACCACCGTCTCCTCCGCCTTCGGACTCGCCCGCCAGCTCATGGCCGAGGACCAGATCGAGATGGCCGTCGCCGCCCTCGACCGCGTGCCCCAGGCCTCCCGCCACCACCGCATGGCGCAGCTGACCACCATCCTCCAGCTCATCTCGGGCACCCTCACCGAGTCCCGGATCCGCCGTGCGGCCCGGCGCCTCGAGGAGATCCCCACCAACGAGCCCCGCTTCCTCCAGATCAAGATCGCCGTCATGTCCGCGGGCCTCAACTTCCTCCGGGACGCCGACGTCGAGTCCGCCGCCTCCCCCAACGACCTCTTCGACTACCCCTTCACCCAGCGCGGCCTGCGCTACGGACTGTCCTACACCCTGCGGCAGCAGGCCCGGCAGGCCCCCTTCTCCCGGCACCGTTATGCGCTGGTGGACCTGGCGAACCAGGTGCGGCCGGTGACGTGGTTTTGA
- a CDS encoding FAD-dependent oxidoreductase → MSRPLRVAVVGAGPAGIYASDLLVKSGEDVTVDLFERMPAPFGLIRYGVAPDHPRIKGIIKSLHAVLDKPEIRLLGNIEIGKDLTVDEMRDYYDAIVFSTGATGDRELRIPGSDLDGSFGAGEFVGFYDGNPDFARDWDLSAEKVGVIGVGNVALDVARILAKTADELKVTEIPDNVYENLARSAVKEVHVFGRRGPAQAKFTPLELKELDHSENIEVIVDPEDIDYDEASENARRESKSVDLVCQTLEGYAIREPKGARNKLFLHFFESPAEIVGEDGKVVGLKTERTELDGTGNVRGTGEFTTWDVQAVYRAVGYRSEAVEGVPFDDESAVIPNDGGRVIDPATEAPVKGLYATGWIKRGPVGLIGNTKSDAKDTTTMLLEDFAAGLLDAPAHPAPEAILELLHEREIAVTTWDGWYNLDAAERALGEADGRERKKIVEWDQMIISSHPEYEI, encoded by the coding sequence ATGTCCCGCCCCCTGCGCGTCGCCGTTGTCGGTGCCGGTCCCGCCGGCATCTATGCCTCGGACCTGCTCGTGAAGTCAGGTGAGGACGTGACCGTCGACCTCTTCGAGCGCATGCCCGCCCCCTTCGGTCTCATCCGTTACGGCGTCGCGCCCGACCACCCGCGCATCAAGGGCATCATCAAGTCGCTGCACGCGGTGCTCGACAAGCCGGAGATCCGCCTGCTCGGCAACATCGAGATCGGCAAGGACCTCACCGTCGACGAGATGCGTGACTACTACGACGCCATCGTCTTCTCCACCGGCGCCACCGGCGACCGCGAACTGCGCATCCCGGGCTCCGACCTGGACGGCTCCTTCGGCGCCGGCGAGTTCGTCGGCTTCTACGACGGCAACCCGGACTTCGCCCGCGACTGGGACCTGAGCGCCGAGAAGGTCGGCGTCATCGGCGTCGGCAACGTGGCCCTCGACGTCGCCCGCATCCTGGCCAAGACCGCCGACGAGCTCAAGGTCACCGAGATCCCGGACAACGTCTACGAGAACCTCGCCCGCTCCGCGGTGAAGGAGGTCCACGTCTTCGGCCGTCGCGGCCCGGCGCAGGCCAAGTTCACCCCGCTGGAGCTCAAGGAGCTCGACCACTCCGAGAACATCGAGGTCATCGTCGACCCCGAGGACATCGACTACGACGAGGCCTCCGAGAACGCCCGCCGCGAGTCCAAGTCCGTCGACCTCGTCTGCCAGACCCTCGAGGGCTACGCCATCCGCGAGCCGAAGGGCGCACGCAACAAGCTCTTCCTCCACTTCTTCGAGTCCCCGGCGGAGATCGTCGGCGAGGACGGCAAGGTCGTGGGCCTGAAGACCGAGCGCACCGAGCTCGACGGCACCGGCAACGTCCGCGGCACCGGCGAGTTCACCACGTGGGACGTCCAGGCGGTCTACCGCGCCGTCGGCTACCGCTCGGAGGCCGTCGAGGGCGTGCCCTTCGACGACGAGAGCGCCGTCATCCCCAACGACGGCGGCCGCGTCATCGACCCCGCCACCGAGGCCCCGGTCAAGGGCCTGTACGCCACCGGCTGGATCAAGCGCGGCCCGGTGGGCCTCATCGGCAACACCAAGTCCGACGCGAAGGACACCACCACCATGCTGCTGGAGGACTTCGCCGCCGGGCTTCTCGACGCCCCCGCCCACCCCGCCCCGGAGGCCATCCTCGAGCTGCTCCACGAGCGGGAGATCGCCGTGACCACCTGGGACGGCTGGTACAACCTCGACGCCGCCGAGCGCGCCCTGGGCGAGGCCGACGGCCGTGAGCGCAAGAAGATCGTCGAGTGGGACCAGATGATCATCTCCTCCCACCCGGAGTACGAGATCTAG
- a CDS encoding GNAT family N-acetyltransferase, producing MRITAGPLRDLTPLQVHQLYKLRVDVFVHEQQCPYAEIDDTDARDTTVHICAWSPEGELLGTARMFPVGEERQFGRFCLAPAARGTGLARTIMERALELGADRPLVLDAQAPLVDYYAGYGFRPAGELFDDEGLPHQPMRREKG from the coding sequence GTGCGGATCACCGCGGGTCCCCTCCGGGACCTCACCCCGCTGCAGGTGCACCAGCTGTACAAGCTGCGCGTCGACGTGTTCGTCCACGAGCAGCAGTGCCCCTACGCGGAGATCGACGACACCGACGCCCGTGACACCACGGTGCACATCTGCGCGTGGTCGCCGGAGGGGGAGCTGCTGGGCACCGCGCGCATGTTCCCCGTCGGGGAGGAGCGCCAGTTCGGCCGCTTCTGCCTCGCCCCCGCCGCCCGCGGCACGGGGCTGGCGCGGACCATCATGGAGCGGGCCCTCGAGCTCGGGGCCGACCGGCCCCTGGTGCTCGACGCGCAGGCCCCGCTCGTCGACTACTACGCGGGGTACGGTTTCCGCCCCGCGGGTGAGCTCTTCGACGACGAGGGCCTCCCCCACCAGCCCATGCGACGGGAAAAGGGCTGA
- a CDS encoding GNAT family N-acetyltransferase, with the protein MSESPRVYAVVSRFFDLSAHEIHALLKLRADVFVTEQGWAHTDIEDVDIDGSSRHLLLHDLTQRPMPLLGAARVIDAEVDGRGVAKLGRICLTPASRGRGVSTALLEAAVAMARETFPGRDIVLDAQEPLVEFYSGHGFEPYGEPFTLGPVERQPMVLAI; encoded by the coding sequence ATGAGTGAAAGCCCCCGCGTCTACGCCGTCGTCTCCCGTTTCTTCGACCTCTCCGCCCACGAGATCCATGCGCTGCTGAAGCTGCGCGCGGACGTCTTCGTCACGGAGCAGGGCTGGGCCCACACCGACATCGAGGACGTCGACATCGACGGCTCCTCCCGTCACCTGCTGCTCCATGACCTCACGCAGCGCCCGATGCCGCTGCTCGGTGCGGCGCGGGTGATCGACGCGGAGGTGGACGGGCGCGGCGTCGCGAAGCTGGGACGTATCTGCCTCACCCCCGCCAGCCGGGGCCGGGGCGTGTCGACGGCGCTCCTCGAGGCGGCCGTCGCCATGGCGCGGGAGACGTTCCCCGGGCGCGACATCGTGCTCGACGCGCAGGAGCCGCTGGTGGAGTTCTACTCCGGTCACGGCTTCGAGCCCTACGGCGAGCCCTTCACCCTCGGGCCGGTCGAGCGTCAGCCGATGGTGCTGGCCATCTGA
- a CDS encoding glutamate ABC transporter substrate-binding protein: protein MRRTLATLALPLCAALFLSACSLPTLEFQRSPDEGRPALPPRPVAHAYGPPMPAGSRVEEPGAEEPREINTWDVVGSLRPYEGEHDLALTIPRIVERGRIIVGVDQSQNLLSFRDGVSGELQGFEVDLAREIARDIFGDPERVDFRFVESASRMDALERHEVDLVIRTMTVTRARQQDVSFSTPYLTTDSRLLVMRNSAIQSVAQLPGRTVCVTDGSTALEKARMYAPQSRILKTRGWADCLVALQQHQADAILSDDTILSGIAAQDPYTEIVGESLASESYAVAVARSTTGLDTDGLVRQINATIERVRDDGTWWRLYDRWFAVYLATPGPPALNYRAEPPPVPPTPPETPGEEETP, encoded by the coding sequence ATGCGCCGTACCCTCGCCACCCTCGCCCTGCCCCTGTGCGCCGCACTCTTCCTCAGCGCCTGCTCCCTGCCGACGCTCGAGTTCCAGCGCTCCCCCGACGAGGGCCGTCCCGCCCTGCCGCCGCGTCCCGTCGCGCACGCCTACGGTCCGCCGATGCCCGCCGGCTCGCGGGTGGAGGAGCCCGGCGCGGAGGAACCCCGGGAGATCAACACGTGGGACGTCGTCGGCTCCCTGCGCCCCTACGAGGGGGAGCACGACCTCGCGTTGACGATCCCGCGGATCGTGGAGCGCGGCCGCATCATCGTCGGCGTCGACCAGTCGCAGAACCTGCTCTCCTTCCGTGACGGCGTGTCCGGTGAGCTGCAGGGTTTCGAGGTCGATCTCGCCCGGGAGATCGCCCGCGACATCTTCGGCGACCCCGAGCGCGTGGACTTCCGTTTCGTCGAGTCCGCCAGCCGCATGGACGCGCTGGAGAGGCACGAGGTCGATCTGGTCATCCGTACGATGACCGTCACCCGCGCCCGCCAGCAGGACGTGAGCTTCTCGACGCCCTACCTCACCACCGACTCCCGCCTCCTGGTCATGCGCAACTCCGCCATCCAGAGCGTCGCCCAGCTGCCCGGCCGCACGGTGTGCGTCACCGACGGTTCGACCGCCCTGGAGAAGGCCCGCATGTACGCGCCGCAGTCGCGGATCCTCAAGACCCGGGGCTGGGCCGACTGCCTCGTCGCCCTGCAGCAGCACCAGGCCGACGCGATCCTCTCCGACGACACGATCCTCTCCGGCATCGCCGCGCAGGACCCCTACACGGAGATCGTCGGCGAGTCGCTGGCCTCCGAGTCCTACGCCGTCGCCGTGGCACGCAGCACCACGGGGCTCGACACCGACGGGCTCGTCCGGCAGATCAACGCCACCATCGAGCGCGTGCGTGACGACGGCACCTGGTGGCGCCTCTACGACCGCTGGTTCGCCGTCTACCTGGCCACCCCCGGCCCACCCGCCCTGAACTACCGCGCCGAGCCCCCGCCGGTGCCGCCCACGCCCCCTGAGACACCCGGAGAGGAGGAGACCCCGTGA
- the pta gene encoding phosphate acetyltransferase, translated as MSDPRSALLSVINRNFDGVDIDGLAASLGLQVHRLDDHEPKVGSIVTAGLLDGGPVLIVGTGNLHFDAEIAAALGLPILLLTDASGSHVQLAERQAKSLDAVIAAAVTEDGLRDVVKVKEALKVSVSPVMSPPVFESWLLQRAKDAKAHIVLPEGEDDRILLAAGQLLDRDIVELTILGDPADIKNRAGELGVDLGKAHIVDHLASPLLEEFAEEFVELRKSKGVTLDEARETMKDISYFGTMMVHKGLADGMVSGAAHTTAHTIKPSFQIIKTTPDASVVSSIFLMVMRGRLWAFGDCAVNPNPTAEQLGEIAVVSAKTAAQFGIDPRVAVLSYSTGASGSGPDVDRAIEALHNAKRIDPSLKVDGPLQFDAAVDPGVAKKKMPDSEVAGQANVFVFPDLEAGNIGYKTAQRTGSALAVGPILQGLNKPVNDLSRGATVPDIVNTVAITAIQAGGN; from the coding sequence ATGTCTGACCCGCGTTCAGCACTGCTCAGTGTCATCAACCGCAACTTTGACGGTGTTGACATTGACGGCCTCGCCGCTTCCCTCGGCCTCCAGGTCCACCGTCTCGACGACCACGAGCCCAAGGTCGGCAGCATCGTCACGGCAGGCCTCCTCGACGGTGGCCCGGTGCTCATCGTCGGAACCGGCAACCTGCACTTCGACGCGGAGATCGCCGCCGCCCTCGGCCTGCCGATCCTCCTGCTCACCGACGCCTCCGGTTCCCACGTCCAGCTCGCCGAGCGACAGGCCAAGTCCCTGGACGCCGTCATCGCCGCAGCCGTCACCGAGGACGGCCTGCGCGACGTCGTCAAGGTCAAGGAGGCCCTCAAGGTCTCCGTCTCCCCGGTCATGTCCCCGCCGGTCTTCGAGTCCTGGCTGCTCCAGCGCGCCAAGGACGCCAAGGCCCATATCGTCCTCCCCGAGGGCGAGGACGACCGCATCCTGCTCGCCGCCGGCCAGCTGCTGGACCGCGACATCGTCGAGCTGACCATCCTCGGCGACCCCGCCGACATCAAGAACCGCGCCGGTGAGCTCGGCGTCGACCTGGGCAAGGCCCACATCGTCGACCACCTCGCCTCCCCGCTCCTCGAGGAGTTCGCCGAGGAGTTCGTCGAGCTGCGCAAGTCCAAGGGGGTCACCCTCGACGAGGCCCGCGAGACGATGAAGGACATCTCCTACTTCGGCACCATGATGGTCCACAAGGGCCTCGCCGACGGCATGGTCTCCGGTGCCGCGCACACCACCGCGCACACCATCAAGCCCTCCTTCCAGATCATCAAGACCACCCCGGACGCCTCCGTGGTCTCCTCGATCTTCCTGATGGTCATGCGCGGCCGTCTCTGGGCCTTCGGCGACTGCGCCGTCAACCCGAACCCGACCGCCGAGCAGCTCGGCGAGATCGCCGTCGTCTCCGCGAAGACCGCCGCCCAGTTCGGCATCGACCCCCGCGTCGCCGTCCTGTCCTACTCCACCGGCGCCTCCGGCTCCGGCCCGGACGTCGACCGCGCCATCGAGGCCCTCCACAACGCCAAGCGCATCGACCCGAGCCTCAAGGTCGACGGCCCGCTGCAGTTCGACGCCGCCGTCGACCCGGGCGTCGCGAAGAAGAAGATGCCCGACTCCGAGGTCGCAGGCCAGGCCAACGTTTTCGTCTTCCCCGACCTTGAAGCCGGCAACATCGGCTACAAGACCGCACAGCGCACCGGCTCCGCCCTCGCCGTCGGACCGATCCTGCAGGGTCTGAACAAGCCCGTCAACGACCTCTCCCGTGGCGCCACCGTCCCGGACATCGTCAACACCGTCGCTATCACCGCCATCCAGGCCGGAGGAAACTAA
- a CDS encoding acetate kinase yields the protein MTYALVLNSGSSSIKFQVLDPTADANDEPLVSGLVEQIGEPQGSITIKIRGEKYSVQEPIADHSVGLERSFQIMTEHGVGPHDVDISAVGHRVVHGGKVFSEPELINDQVVEMIRDIIPLAPLHNPANVDGIVVAREILPDIPHVAVFDTGFFADMPPAAALYAINAKVAGENGVRRYGFHGTSHEFISQQVPALLGKDPKSVNQIVLHLGNGASCSAVQGGHAIDTSMGMTPLAGLVMGTRCGDIDPGIIFHLYRTAGLSIDEIDTLLNRQSGIKGMSGVNDFRELRQMIEDGDTDAWSAYNIYIHQLRRYIGSYMIALGRVDAITFTAGVGENAKFVREDAMADLEMYGIKIDPERNDLPNDGPREISTDDSAVKVFVVPTNEELAIAQKATALAKK from the coding sequence ATGACCTACGCACTCGTCCTGAACTCCGGTTCTTCTTCCATCAAGTTCCAGGTCCTCGACCCGACCGCCGACGCCAACGACGAGCCGCTGGTCTCCGGCCTCGTCGAGCAGATCGGTGAGCCCCAGGGCTCCATCACCATCAAGATCCGCGGTGAGAAGTACTCCGTCCAGGAGCCCATCGCCGACCACTCCGTCGGTCTCGAGCGCTCCTTCCAGATCATGACCGAGCACGGCGTCGGACCGCACGACGTCGACATCTCCGCCGTCGGCCACCGCGTCGTCCACGGCGGCAAGGTCTTCTCCGAGCCGGAGCTCATCAACGACCAGGTCGTCGAGATGATCCGCGACATCATCCCGCTGGCCCCGCTGCACAACCCGGCCAACGTCGACGGCATCGTCGTCGCCCGCGAGATCCTCCCGGACATCCCGCACGTCGCCGTCTTCGACACCGGCTTCTTCGCCGACATGCCCCCGGCCGCCGCCCTCTACGCCATCAACGCGAAGGTCGCCGGCGAGAACGGCGTCCGCCGCTACGGCTTCCACGGCACCTCGCACGAGTTCATCTCCCAGCAGGTCCCGGCGCTGCTCGGCAAGGACCCGAAGAGCGTCAACCAGATCGTCCTCCACCTGGGCAACGGCGCCTCCTGCTCCGCCGTCCAGGGTGGCCACGCGATCGACACCTCCATGGGCATGACCCCGCTCGCCGGCCTCGTCATGGGCACCCGCTGCGGTGACATCGACCCGGGCATCATCTTCCACCTCTACCGCACCGCGGGCCTGTCCATCGACGAGATCGACACCCTGCTCAACCGCCAGTCCGGCATCAAGGGCATGTCCGGCGTCAACGACTTCCGCGAGCTGCGCCAGATGATCGAGGACGGCGACACCGACGCCTGGTCCGCGTACAACATCTACATCCACCAGCTGCGCCGCTACATCGGCTCCTACATGATCGCCCTCGGCCGCGTCGACGCGATCACCTTCACCGCCGGTGTCGGCGAGAACGCCAAGTTCGTCCGCGAGGACGCCATGGCCGACCTCGAGATGTACGGCATCAAGATCGACCCGGAGCGCAACGACCTGCCCAACGACGGTCCGCGCGAGATCTCCACCGACGACTCCGCCGTCAAGGTCTTCGTCGTCCCGACCAACGAGGAGCTGGCCATCGCACAGAAGGCCACCGCCCTGGCCAAGAAGTAG